The Rudaeicoccus suwonensis sequence AGGAAAGCACGTGACCCACGCCGAGAACCACGGCTCTGCCGTCGGTTCGCATGACACGGTCGGACAAGCACCCGAGCGATTCGTGGACCCGGGCCTGCCGGCCCATGTCCACCGCCTCGGTGACACCGACGAGAAGGCCGCGCACCGCAGCGAGGTGCAAGTCGCGTCGCTGTTCGGCATTTCGATGGTGGCGACGGTCCTGTTCTGTGTCAGCTATTTCGCCATCGGTGAAGAGCAGTCGGTCACCCTGCCCATCGCAGGCAAGGTGGGAGCGCTGCACGTCGCACTCGGCGTCTCGCTGGGCGTGTCCCTGCTGTGCATCGGTCTCGGTGCGATCCACTGGGCCAAGACACTCATGTCCGACGAAGAAGTGGTCGAGGAACGCCACGAGCTGCGCACGTCCGACGAGGACCGTCAGGCCTTCGTGGAGACTCTCAACGACGGCATCGAAACCTCGCAGTTCAAGCGGCGTCCGTTGATCAAGTACACCCTGGGCGGCGCGCTCGGCATCTTCGCACTGCCGCTCGGCCTGCAGTTGGTGGGCTCGCTCGGTCCGACCGGCAGCAGCGTCGTCGAAGACCTGCGCAC is a genomic window containing:
- a CDS encoding ubiquinol-cytochrome c reductase iron-sulfur subunit, which gives rise to MIDESAEGKHVTHAENHGSAVGSHDTVGQAPERFVDPGLPAHVHRLGDTDEKAAHRSEVQVASLFGISMVATVLFCVSYFAIGEEQSVTLPIAGKVGALHVALGVSLGVSLLCIGLGAIHWAKTLMSDEEVVEERHELRTSDEDRQAFVETLNDGIETSQFKRRPLIKYTLGGALGIFALPLGLQLVGSLGPTGSSVVEDLRTTLWDTGVPVLNANGTPMIVDGKPVTRPRRLMRDPEGTAILLSDVTLGSVFHVLPEGINDTAEPNNQKVKAAVILISLENSEIKSAKEREWGLNGVVAYSKICTHVGCPVGLYEHTTHHLLCPCHQSTFDLSEDCRVIFGPAKRPLPQLKIEVDDAGYLYAPHGFGQPVGPSFWERG